One genomic region from Colletotrichum lupini chromosome 7, complete sequence encodes:
- a CDS encoding ABC transporter transmembrane region 2, giving the protein MAAHLYLERQSSLPTAIAMAEQSTLRQSAAEEALAAFFEKYTTLIRNRLRSTSRTTRLLGTLALAASIVLSAAGGRRWWRQRREEKEQGRKLVRTNSWLHNKDGSRTIYVPYKDGTSKVVIQTTKPLTFEAHRRLFLNPPRVSGLGDGTVPSAQTKPGLNLAFLHQFLSLMSIMIPRWSSKEAGLLLSHSVFLMLRTYLSLVVARLDGEIVRDLVAGQGKAFLWGLVKWCGLGGFASYTNAMIKFLESKVSIAFRTRLTRYIHDLYLNNNLNYYKLSNLDGGVGQGADQFITQDLTLFCAAAANLYSSLGKPFVDLCVFNYQLFRSLGPLALTGLLSNYFLTASILRRLSPPFGKLKAVEGRKEGDFRGLHARLIANAEEIAFYGGADMEKTFLNKEFKSLKNWMEGIYMLKIRYNMLEDFILKYSWSAYGYLLSSLPVFLPAWGGLGGAAELAENAAKGSRERGRMKEFITNKRLMLSLADAGGRMMYSIKDLSELAGYTSRVYTLISTLHRVHADAYFLRGQQNELYSLSDVQGTIQKGFDGVRFENVPVVAPSLWPNGGEELMDSLSMVVRRGEHLLISGPNGVGKTSIARILAGLWPVYRGLVSRPKDIGQDGIMFLPQRPYLSIGTLRDQVIYPDGHHDMREKRKSEDDLKRILEDARLGYLPDREGGWDTRKEWKDVLSGGEKQRMGFARVLYHEPQFAILDEGTSAVSQDVEGLLYEVCKEKGITLITISTRASLKKYHTYNLILGGGERGDEWEFERIGTEHEKMQVEKELQDLRERLEQVENWKARRQEIEEELSKVWVAGGDELDPPSYAESESDSSKGKGKETASLSSTQEILGDA; this is encoded by the exons ATGGCTGCGCATCTGTA TCTTGAAAGACAATCTTCACTTCCTACTGCCATTGCCATGGCAGAACAATCGACACTCCGCCAGTCGGCCGCGGAGGAGGCTCTCGCCGCCTTCTTCGAGAAGTATACGACACTGATTCGCAATCGCCTCCGAAGTACTTCCCGCACGACCCGACTGCTCGGAACACTTGCCCTCGCCGCATCCATAGTCCTCAGCGCCGCTGGAGGCAGACGCTGGTGGAGGCAAAGGCGTGAGGAAAAGGAGCAGGGCCGTAAACTTGTCCGTACGAATTCGTGGCTGCACAACAAGGATGGATCACGTACGATTTACGTCCCATACAAAGATGGAACCTCCAAGGTTGTTATTCAGACCACAAAGCCGCTGACCTTTGAGGCGCATCGCCGGCTCTTCCTCAACCCTCCGCGGGTATCTGGCCTCGGCGACGGAACCGTTCCCTCAGCGCAGACGAAGCCGGGCTTGAACCTGGCATTTCTACATCAGTTCCTTAGTCTCATGAGTATCATGATCCCGAGATGGTCAAGTAAAGAAGCTGGGCTGCTTTTGAGTCACAGCGTTTTCTTGATGCTTCGCACCTACCTTTCCCTCGTGGTCGCTCGACTTGACGGCGAGATTGTGCGGGATCTGGTTGCAGGACAAGGGAAGGCATTCCTCTGGGGACTAGTCAAG TGGTGTGGTCTCGGCGGTTTTGCGTCATACACGAATGCGATGATCAAATTCCTCGAATCCAAGGTGTCCATTGCCTTCAGAACCCGCCTTACTCGGTACATCCACGATCTATACCTGAACAACAACCTCAACTACTATAAGCTCTCCAATCTGGATGGTGGCGTCGGCCAGGGCGCGGATCAGTTTATCACGCAAGATTTGACACTATTCTGTGCTGCCGCTGCGAACCTCTACTCATCACTCGGTAAACCCTTTGTAGACCTTTGCGTCTTTAACTACCAGCTATTCCGCTCTTTGGGCCCATTGGCTCTAACGGGTTTGTTGAGCAACTATTTCCTAACAGCGAGCATTCTGCGCCGGCTCTCGCCTCCTTTTGGCAAACTTAAGGCAGTTGAGGGTCGCAAGGAGGGAGACTTTAGGGGGCTGCATGCACGACTAATCGCCAATGCCGAGGAGATCGCCTTTTACGGAGGTGCCGACATGGAGAAGACTTTCCTCAACAAGGAATTTAAGTCTTTGAAGAATTGGATGGAGGGCATCTACATGCTCAAGATTCGGTACAACATGCTTGAGGATTTCATACTCAAGTACAGTTGGAGTGCTTACGGCTACCTTCTATCCTCATTACCAGTATTCCTTCCAGCATGGGGAGGTCTGGGCGGCGCTGCTGAGCTGGCCGAAAATGCTGCAAAGGGAAGCAGGGAGCGCGGGCGTATGAAGGAGTTCATTACGAACAAGCGTCTTATGCTCTCACTCGCGGATGCTGGCGGAAGGATGATGTACTCTATCAAGGATCTCTCCGAGCTTGCCGGCTACACTAGCCGAGTCTACACCTTGATTTCAACACTGCATCGCGTTCACGCCGATGCTTATTTCTTGCGAGGGCAACAGAACGAACTTTACTCCCTCTCGGATGTTCAAGGAACCATCCAGAAGGGTTTCGATGGCGTACGGTTTGAGAACGTGCCTGTTGTTGCCCCATCGTTATGGCCCAACGGTGGTGAGGAGCTAATGGATTCCCTCTCAATGGTTGTCAGGAGAGGAGAGCATCTTCTG ATCTCTGGCCCCAACGGTGTCGGTAAGACGTCTATTGCCCGTATTCTTGCTGGCCTTTGGCCAGTCTACAGAGGACTCGTCAGTCGTCCAAAGGATATTGGTCAGGATGGCATCATGTTCTTGCCGCAACGACCCTATCTCAGCATCGGTACGTTGCGCGACCAGGTCATCTACCCTGACGGGCATCACGATATGCGCGAGAAGAGGAAGTCTGAAGACGATTTGAAGCGCATTTTGGAAGATGCCCGTCTTGGCTACCTTCCCGACCGTGAAGGTGGTTGGGACACCCGTAAAGAGTGGAAAGATGTTCTTAGCGGTGGAGAGAAACAGCGCATGGGTTTCGCCCGCGTGTTGTACCACGAGCCTCAATTCGCCATTCTTGACGAGGGTACTAGCGCCGTGTCTCAAGACGTCGAGGGCCTGCTCTACGAAGTGTGCAAGGAGAAAGGAATCA CTCTCATCACCATTTCTACACGCGCCTCACTCAAGAAGTATCACACGTACAACCTCATTCTCGGAGGCGGAGAACGTGGCGATGAGTGGGAGTTTGAAAGAATCGGAACAGAACATGAGAAGATGCAAGTCGAGAAGGAGCTCCAGGACCTTCGTGAACGCCTTGAACAGGTCGAGAATTGGAAGGCAAGACGCCAGGAAATCGAGGAGGAGCTTTCCAAGGTGTGGGTGGCGGGCGGAGACGAGCTAGACCCTCCTTCCTATGCCGAGAGTGAGAGCGACTCCTCCAAGGGAAAGGGCAAGGAGACGGCGTCGCTGTCTTCAACGCAAGAGATTTTGGGTGATGCTTGA
- a CDS encoding tat pathway signal sequence, protein MPKSPFSPGSSRTAFSSVGRMPVIAEDDSLPAVTPPNMAALPPPTPCRSTKPKYYGRSPVPRAINSHPSYPPPAYSRSSSRDSTLSTLSTRSLLSAGSYGSRPSSGTSTPRLSPRNSLKDKSQLLPITTPVGPSSAAEKAKKGPWIVRRGNRYRTIVALILGIGLIVGLSVGLTVGMRSSSPSTTLDTTTNSTTLFPSGSFAFNTALLESNTGCTANPSTWRCYPYQNYSQSANDSLASFFWTISPKNSYTYQVSSSSNPFAPQFTNQTMVLLEGNTLNERLVFNFSLPKTVVPSEAITEDGRAATCTFSDTAFRATLWTRRNTTTPLGTVASGVNATSTDGNVKWGPWPGQVEIVQVKKGGPECQDKAGNAVTIAAGREQCKCRYANYDLTSQQKTRRDWQA, encoded by the exons ATGCCCAAGTCACCCTTCTCGCCGGGCTCAAGCCGTACCGCATTCTCATCCGTTGGTCGCATGCCTGTCATTGCCGAAGACGACTCACTTCCCGCCGTCACACCCCCAAACATGGCTGCCCTCCCTCCACCAACGCCATGCCGCAGCACGAAACCGAAATACTACGGCCGCTCGCCAGTACCACGAGCTATCAACTCACATCCGTCCTATCCTCCCCCGGCCTACTCTCGCAGCTCGTCTCGCGACAGTACTCTAAGCACTCTGAGCACGCGCAGCCTACTCAGCGCAGGCAGCTATGGCAGCCGTCCGAGCTCGGGCACATCCACACCCAGGCTTTCTCCCAGGAATTCTCTCAAGGACAAGTCTCAGCTCCTTCCCATCACTACGCCTGTAGGGCCATCGTCAGCTGCGGAGAAGGCCAAGAAGGGGCCCTGGATCGTTCGCCGCGGCAATAGATACCGCACGATAGTTGCCCTTATCCTTGGAATTGGTCTGATTGTCGGTCTGTCGGTCGGTCTGACTGTTGGAATGCGCAGCTC ATCACCTTCAACAACGCTAGATACCACCACCAACTCAACCACCCTATTTCCATCTGGCTCATTCGCCTTCAATACGGCTCTATTAGAGTCCAACACTGGATGCACCGCCAACCCATCGACGTGGCGCTGCTACCCATACCAAAACTACTCACAATCCGCAAACGACTCTCTCGCATCCTTTTTCTGGACAATCTCCCCGAAGAATTCCTACACCTACCAGGTCTCATCCTCCTCCAACCCTTTCGCTCCGCAGTTCACAAACCAGACAATGGTACTGCTCGAAGGAAACACACTCAACGAGCGTCTCGTCTTCAACTTTTCCCTTCCCAAGACCGTGGTTCCGTCCGAGGCGATCACCGAAGACGGACGCGCCGCGACCTGCACTTTCTCCGATACGGCCTTCCGCGCAACTCTCTGGACGAGACGCAACACGACTACGCCGCTCGGGACTGTTGCGTCTGGGGTCAACGCGACTAGCACTGACGGAAACGTCAAGTGGGGACCGTGGCCCGGCCAGGTAGAGATCGTGCAGGTCAAGAAAGGGGGTCCGGAGTGCCAGGATAAAGCTGGCAACGCTGTCACCATTGCGGCGGGGAGGGAGCAGTGTAAGTGCAGATATGCCAACTACGACTTGACTTCGCAGCAGAAGACGAGGAGAGATTGGCAGGCATAA
- a CDS encoding NLI interacting factor-like phosphatase, producing MRGRGGSVMIDLNEPTGARQPLLGIPDSIMSERPQPSNPDKITPQIQQNGQSSQEMSKEKVLLAPEEGGNSKKGRGFLHVPSRSSSQRNQSSPTSTGLSGATVSDSRNSIGGRSKESKGSFLGRHRNGSVGSHRSGIETEPTNTPGNTQPNSPVNPPQKKKKGGLFALLGCCDVPDNANAIENGDDAVHKLDKLPARPTTAKSRQPTPQDQQPASNKPQIQEKQPQPEQPMTATENKGKRVSGATTADDSTVGGEAGESKQNVVSNAGASSAAPAITVESTTGEKTKEAPVLEADKKDAEGDEAMPDATPEPEEKHQIPPPVEDAPTSQQLPPPPPNPPVSAPIDEAIPEQKFLLPPIAPEFKGKKCLVLDLDETLVHSSFKILHQADFTIPVEIEGNYHNVYVIKRPGVDQFMKRVGELYEVVVFTASVSKYGDPLLDQLDIHKVVHHRLFRESCYNHQGNYVKDLSQVGRDLKDTIIIDNSPTSYIFHPQHAVPISSWFSDAHDNELLDLIPVLEDLAKSDVQDVSLVLDVTL from the exons ATGAGAGGCAGAGGCGGTAGTGTCATGATTGATCTGAATGAGCCTACTGGTGCTCGCCAGCCCCTCCTGGGCATC CCCGACAGCATCATGTCCGAGAGACCACAACCATCCAACCCAGACAAAATCACACCACAGATTCAGCAAAACGGCCAGTCGAGTCAAGAAATGTCCAAAGAAAAGGTGCTTCTGGCGCCAGAGGAGGGTGGAAATTCAAAGAAGGGTAGGGGCTTCCTGCATGTACCGTCTCGGTCTTCCTCGCAGCGCAATCAATCCTCCCCGACGTCGACAGGGCTGAGCGGAGCAACAGTCAGCGATTCGAGAAACAGCATCGGCGGACGTTCGAAGGAGTCCAAGGGTAGTTTTTTAGGACGCCATCGAAATGGCAGTGTCGGCAGCCACCGATCCGGCATCGAAACCGAACCTACCAACACCCCCGGCAACACGCAACCGAATTCTCCCGTGAACCCCCctcagaagaagaagaaaggaGGGCTTTTCGCCCTTCTTGGGTGCTGCGATGTCCCCGACAACGCGAACGCGATTGAAAACGGCGACGACGCTGTCCACAAGCTCGACAAGCTGCCCGCGAGACCAACGACCGCCAAGTCTCGACAGCCCACCCCGCAGGACCAACAACCCGCTTCGAACAAGCCGCAAATCCAGGAGAAGCAGCCGCAGCCCGAGCAGCCAATGACGGCAACCGAAAACAAAGGCAAGCGTGTGTCTGGAGCAACCACTGCCGACGATTCTACTGTTGGCGGAGAAGCTGGCGAATCCAAGCAAAACGTCGTCAGCAACGCCGGAGCTAGTAGTGCTGCACCCGCGATCACGGTAGAGTCAACCACTGGAGAGAAGACCAAGGAAGCGCCAGTGCTGGAAGCAGACAAGAAGGATGCCGAGGGAGACGAGGCGATGCCCGATGCGACTCCCGAGCCCGAAGAGAAGCACCAAATACCGCCCCCGGTAGAAGATGCGCCAACTAGCCAGCAGCTGCCGCCCCCTCCTCCGAACCCGCCGGTATCAGCTCCTATCGATGAGGCCATTCCAGAGCAAAAGTTCTTGTTGCCACCCATTGCACCTGAGTTCAAGGGCAAGAAATGTCTCGTGCTTGATCTGGACGAGACCTTGGTTCACAGTTCATTCAAG ATTCTCCACCAAGCCGATTTCACTATTCCCGTCGAAATCGAGGGCAATTATCATAATGTTTATGTGATCAAGAGACCAGGTGTGGATCAGTTTATGAAGCGCGTTGGGGAGCTTTATGAAGTGGTGGTCTTTACTGCGTCAGTCTCAAAG TACGGCGACCCGCTGCTAGACCAGCTCGATATCCATAAGGTCGTTCACCACAGACTTTTCCGCGAGAGCTGCTACAATCACCAAGGAAACTATGTCAAGGATCTTTCCCAGGTGGGAAGAGACTTGAAGGACACCATCATCATAGACAACTCTCCCACGTCGTACATTTTCCATCCCCAGCACGCCGTTCCCATTAGCAGTTGGTTCTCAGACGCGCACGATAATGAGCTGCTGGACTTGATTCCCGTTCTAGAAGACCTCGCAAAGTCGGATGTCCAGGACGTCAGCCTGGTTCTCGACGTTACACTTTGA
- a CDS encoding protein transporter SEC61 subunit beta: MSSPRPSSPVNGAGAAASGASVARPSSPTPPGGPRTAIRRRAAADQKEKIANARPNSTRAAGAGGSSSTMLRLYTDESPGLKVDPVVVLVLSLVFIFSVVALHIIAKLTRKFSS, encoded by the exons ATG TCTTCCCCTCGACCTTCCTCGCCTGTTAACGGAGCCGGCGCTGCCGCTTCTGGCGCCAGCGTCGCGCGTCCCTCCTCGCCCACTCCCCCCGGCGGTCCCAGAACCGCCATCCGCCGCCGCGCGGCTGCCGACCAGAAGGAGAAGATTGCGAATGCGCGGCCGAACAGCACGAGAGCTGCCGGTGCTGGCGGTAGCAGCAGCACCATGCTGA GACTCTACACCGATGAGTCTCCCGGTCTCAAGGTCGACCCCGTCGTTGTTCTCGTTCTTTCCCTTGTTTTCATTTTCAGCGTTGTCGCCCTTCACA TCATTGCCAAGCTCACCCGCAAGTTCTCCTCTTAA